One genomic region from Nocardia vinacea encodes:
- a CDS encoding DUF6760 family protein gives MRARIHHRPRGQPRGGIATYGVDSLLQEISYVAYHFHWPLAEILDLEHPDRRRFADEIDRINTRARGR, from the coding sequence GTGCGCGCACGAATTCACCATCGACCTCGCGGGCAGCCGCGTGGGGGAATAGCGACGTACGGGGTCGATTCGTTGCTCCAGGAGATCTCGTACGTCGCCTACCACTTCCATTGGCCGCTCGCCGAAATCCTCGACCTGGAGCATCCGGATCGGCGGCGCTTCGCCGATGAGATCGACCGCATCAATACCAGGGCCCGAGGGAGGTGA
- a CDS encoding phage tail protein, with protein sequence MALPDLDTSVGHSFGLEIDGVVIKQISEVSGLKLEQDVIELKQNTADGKYVIKKLPGRYKAGEVTLTRGLTGDNSFEKWVKDSRFGKMSAARKGGAIIVYDYEGQAMKRYKLTNAWPKSLEIGSLKAGDTSVLTEKLVITYENLEVE encoded by the coding sequence ATGGCGCTCCCAGACCTCGACACGTCGGTCGGTCATTCCTTTGGATTGGAGATCGACGGTGTTGTGATCAAACAGATTTCGGAAGTGTCGGGCCTCAAGCTCGAACAGGACGTCATCGAACTCAAGCAGAACACCGCCGACGGCAAGTACGTCATCAAGAAGCTGCCCGGACGGTACAAGGCCGGCGAAGTCACCTTGACGCGCGGTCTCACTGGTGACAACAGCTTCGAAAAGTGGGTCAAGGATTCGCGATTCGGCAAGATGAGTGCCGCGCGCAAGGGCGGGGCGATCATCGTCTACGACTACGAGGGTCAAGCGATGAAGCGCTACAAGCTGACCAATGCCTGGCCGAAGTCGCTGGAAATCGGTTCCTTGAAGGCGGGCGATACCAGCGTGCTCACCGAGAAATTGGTCATCACCTACGAGAATCTCGAGGTCGAGTAA
- a CDS encoding phage tail sheath family protein, whose translation MPTYLSPGVYVEEVEAGSRPIEGVGTAVAAFVGFAERGPFNEPTFITNWSQFSQQFGDFIDGSYLAHAVYGFFGNGGGACYVIRVGVDSNGNGKGNRELPAGTRQAVVGGYRVAALDPGNVKPDITVEVAAAGDGAPEDQFTIIVKRGPKVEETIGPVTTKRGKDNVVTAVRAQSKIISIEELSSGGALARPDFGNVTLAVPPAPKPTPDRVCAEDYVGDVADRTGFSGLEAIDEVTMVAVPDLMSAYERGAIDLESVQAVQLAMITHCELMGDRVAILDPPPALGPQQVKEWRVEKAGYDSKYAALYYPWIKVFDPAAGTGRFVPPSGHIAGIWARNDESRGVHKAPANEVVRGALTLGVQLTKPEHDLLNPLGINCIRTFPGRGIRVWGARTLSSDPAWRYLNVRRLFNYMEESILNGTQWVVFEPNDDALWARIRRTISAFLVNEWRKGALFGLTPDEAFYVKCDRETNPAEAIDVGQVVCEIGVAPVKPAEFVVFRLAQISGGTSLVNE comes from the coding sequence ATGCCCACCTATCTGTCGCCTGGCGTGTATGTCGAGGAGGTGGAGGCCGGGTCGCGACCGATCGAGGGTGTCGGTACGGCGGTGGCGGCCTTCGTCGGATTCGCCGAGCGCGGGCCGTTCAACGAGCCGACGTTCATCACCAATTGGAGCCAGTTCAGTCAGCAGTTCGGCGATTTCATCGATGGGAGCTATCTGGCGCATGCGGTCTACGGGTTTTTCGGCAATGGTGGTGGCGCCTGCTATGTAATCCGGGTCGGCGTGGACAGCAACGGGAATGGCAAGGGGAACAGGGAGCTTCCCGCCGGTACGCGTCAGGCGGTGGTGGGCGGGTATCGGGTTGCGGCGCTGGATCCGGGCAATGTGAAGCCCGATATCACCGTCGAGGTTGCCGCGGCGGGTGACGGTGCACCGGAGGACCAGTTCACGATCATCGTCAAGCGGGGCCCGAAGGTAGAGGAAACGATCGGCCCGGTCACCACCAAACGCGGTAAGGACAATGTGGTGACGGCCGTGCGGGCACAGTCGAAGATCATCTCTATCGAGGAGTTGAGTTCCGGTGGCGCACTTGCCCGTCCGGACTTCGGCAACGTGACCCTCGCGGTGCCGCCGGCCCCGAAGCCGACTCCGGACCGCGTCTGTGCCGAGGACTATGTGGGTGATGTTGCCGATCGCACCGGCTTCTCCGGGCTGGAGGCGATCGATGAGGTGACGATGGTCGCGGTGCCCGACCTCATGAGCGCCTACGAGCGGGGCGCGATCGATCTCGAATCGGTGCAGGCCGTGCAGCTCGCGATGATCACGCACTGCGAATTGATGGGTGATCGGGTGGCGATCCTGGATCCGCCGCCTGCGCTCGGTCCGCAACAGGTCAAGGAGTGGCGGGTCGAAAAGGCGGGGTACGACTCGAAATACGCGGCTCTGTACTACCCGTGGATCAAGGTATTCGACCCTGCCGCGGGCACCGGACGCTTCGTCCCGCCCAGCGGTCATATCGCCGGGATCTGGGCCCGCAACGACGAGTCTCGTGGTGTGCACAAAGCTCCGGCCAACGAGGTCGTCCGCGGTGCGCTCACTCTCGGGGTGCAGCTGACCAAGCCCGAACACGATCTGCTGAATCCTTTGGGCATCAACTGTATTCGCACTTTCCCGGGGCGCGGGATCCGCGTATGGGGTGCACGCACGCTGTCCTCGGATCCGGCCTGGCGGTACCTGAATGTCCGGCGGCTGTTCAACTACATGGAGGAATCCATCCTGAACGGCACCCAGTGGGTGGTGTTCGAACCCAATGACGACGCGCTGTGGGCGCGCATCCGGCGCACGATCAGCGCCTTCCTGGTGAACGAATGGCGTAAGGGCGCCCTGTTCGGCCTCACCCCCGACGAGGCGTTCTACGTCAAATGCGACCGCGAAACCAATCCGGCCGAGGCCATCGATGTCGGCCAGGTCGTCTGCGAAATCGGTGTCGCCCCGGTCAAACCCGCCGAATTCGTGGTCTTCCGCCTCGCCCAGATCTCCGGCGGCACCAGCCTCGTCAACGAATGA